A genomic region of Candidatus Pseudomonas phytovorans contains the following coding sequences:
- a CDS encoding Re/Si-specific NAD(P)(+) transhydrogenase subunit alpha, whose product MHIGVPLETQTGETRVAATPETIKKLIGQGHQVTVQRGAGLNASIPDSAYEAVGASLGSAADTYGAQLVLKVVAPNDQELALINSGSLLAGMLNPFNSELIGKMAERGITAFALEAAPRTSRAQSLDVLSSQANIAGYKAVLLAAHHYPRFMPMLMTAAGTVKAARVLILGAGVAGLQAIATAKRLGAVIEASDVRPAVKEQIESLGAKFIDVPYETDEERECAEGVGGYARPMPASWMQRQAQAVHERAKLADIVITTALIPGRKAPTLLSAETVAQMKPGSVVIDLAAAQGGNCPLTVADQVVRENGVTIVGPTNLPAQLGADASALYARNLLDFMKLLFDKDGALVINLEDDIVAACLMCRDGQVVRKNG is encoded by the coding sequence GTGCACATTGGTGTTCCTCTCGAGACGCAGACCGGTGAGACGAGGGTCGCTGCGACCCCGGAAACCATCAAGAAACTGATTGGCCAAGGCCATCAGGTCACCGTCCAACGGGGGGCAGGGCTCAATGCCAGCATTCCGGACAGTGCCTATGAGGCCGTGGGCGCTTCCCTCGGGAGCGCAGCCGATACCTACGGCGCCCAGTTGGTACTCAAGGTGGTCGCCCCCAACGACCAGGAGCTGGCGCTGATCAACAGTGGCAGCCTCCTGGCGGGCATGCTCAACCCTTTCAACAGCGAGCTGATCGGCAAGATGGCCGAACGCGGCATCACCGCTTTCGCCCTGGAAGCCGCACCACGCACCTCCCGGGCGCAGAGCCTCGACGTGCTGTCGTCGCAGGCCAACATCGCCGGTTACAAGGCCGTGTTGCTGGCTGCCCATCACTACCCACGCTTCATGCCCATGTTGATGACCGCCGCCGGTACCGTTAAGGCCGCGCGCGTGTTGATCCTGGGTGCAGGCGTTGCTGGCCTGCAGGCGATTGCCACGGCAAAGCGCCTGGGCGCGGTGATTGAGGCGTCCGATGTACGCCCGGCGGTGAAGGAGCAGATCGAGTCGCTGGGTGCCAAGTTCATCGACGTGCCTTACGAGACCGATGAGGAACGCGAGTGCGCCGAAGGCGTCGGCGGTTACGCTCGCCCCATGCCAGCCAGTTGGATGCAACGCCAGGCCCAGGCCGTGCACGAGCGCGCCAAGCTGGCCGATATCGTCATCACCACCGCACTGATCCCCGGTCGCAAGGCACCGACCCTGCTCAGTGCCGAAACCGTTGCGCAGATGAAGCCCGGTTCGGTGGTCATCGACCTTGCTGCAGCCCAGGGTGGCAACTGTCCGCTCACCGTTGCTGACCAGGTGGTAAGGGAGAACGGCGTGACCATCGTCGGCCCGACCAACCTGCCGGCCCAGTTGGGTGCCGATGCCTCGGCGCTGTACGCACGTAACCTGCTGGACTTCATGAAGCTGCTGTTCGACAAAGACGGCGCGCTGGTCATCAACCTCGAAGACGACATCGTCGCGGCCTGCCTCATGTGCCGTGATGGTCAAGTCGTCCGCAAGAACGGCTAA
- a CDS encoding NAD(P)(+) transhydrogenase (Re/Si-specific) subunit beta: MSMNLVTLLYLVASVCFIQALKGLSHPTTSRRGNLFGMIGMGIAMLTTVGLIYKLGAELATAGIGYVLVGLLVGGTAGSIMAKRVEMTKMPELVAFMHSMIGLAAVFIAIAAVLEPQSMGIVAAISDPIPTGNRLELFLGAAIGAITFSGSVIAFGKLSGKYKFRLFQGAPVQFPGQHKLNLILGLTTLALGLLFTFTGHYSAFTLMLALAFVMGVLIIIPIGGADMPVVVSMLNSYSGWAAAGIGFSLNNSMLIIAGSLVGSSGAILSYIMCKAMNRSFFNVILGGFGGDTDVGAAQGSKEQRPVKAGSADDATFLLSNADSVIIVPGYGLAVARAQHALKELTEKLTHNGVTVKYAIHPVAGRMPGHMNVLLAEAEVPYDQVFEMDDINAEFGQADVVLVLGANDVVNPAAKNDPKSPIAGMPILEAFKAKTIIVNKRSMASGYAGLDNELFYLDKTMMVFGDAKKVIEDMVKAVE, encoded by the coding sequence ATGAGCATGAATCTGGTAACACTTCTGTACCTGGTCGCTTCGGTGTGCTTCATCCAGGCGCTCAAGGGCCTGTCGCACCCGACCACGTCGCGGCGCGGCAACCTGTTCGGCATGATCGGCATGGGCATCGCCATGCTGACCACGGTCGGCCTGATTTACAAACTGGGCGCCGAGCTTGCAACAGCCGGCATCGGTTACGTACTCGTCGGCCTGTTGGTCGGTGGTACTGCCGGTTCGATCATGGCCAAGCGCGTCGAGATGACCAAGATGCCCGAACTGGTCGCCTTCATGCACAGCATGATCGGCCTGGCTGCGGTGTTCATTGCTATCGCCGCCGTACTGGAACCGCAGTCGATGGGCATCGTTGCCGCGATCAGCGACCCGATCCCCACCGGAAACCGCCTGGAGCTGTTCCTTGGCGCTGCTATCGGTGCCATTACCTTCTCAGGTTCGGTGATCGCCTTCGGCAAGCTGTCGGGCAAGTACAAGTTCCGCCTGTTCCAGGGCGCACCGGTACAGTTCCCCGGCCAGCACAAGCTGAACCTGATTCTCGGCCTGACCACCCTCGCCCTGGGCCTGCTGTTCACCTTCACCGGTCATTACAGCGCCTTTACCCTGATGCTGGCCCTGGCCTTCGTCATGGGCGTGCTGATCATCATCCCGATCGGCGGCGCTGACATGCCGGTGGTGGTGTCGATGCTCAACAGCTATTCGGGCTGGGCGGCGGCCGGTATCGGCTTCTCCCTCAACAACTCGATGCTGATCATCGCGGGCTCTTTGGTGGGCTCGTCCGGTGCCATCCTCTCGTACATCATGTGCAAGGCGATGAACCGGTCCTTCTTCAACGTCATCCTCGGTGGCTTTGGCGGCGATACCGACGTCGGGGCGGCGCAGGGCTCGAAAGAGCAGCGCCCGGTGAAGGCCGGTTCGGCTGACGATGCCACCTTCCTGCTGAGCAACGCCGACAGCGTGATCATCGTCCCGGGTTACGGCCTGGCGGTGGCGCGTGCCCAGCACGCGCTGAAGGAGCTGACCGAGAAGCTGACGCACAATGGCGTGACTGTGAAGTACGCGATTCACCCGGTGGCGGGCCGTATGCCTGGGCACATGAACGTACTGCTGGCCGAAGCCGAAGTACCGTACGACCAGGTGTTCGAGATGGACGACATCAACGCCGAGTTCGGCCAGGCTGACGTGGTGCTGGTGCTGGGTGCCAACGACGTGGTCAACCCGGCGGCGAAGAACGACCCCAAATCGCCAATCGCCGGCATGCCGATCCTTGAAGCCTTCAAGGCCAAGACCATCATCGTCAACAAGCGCTCGATGGCCAGCGGCTATGCCGGCCTGGACAACGAACTGTTCTACCTGGACAAGACCATGATGGTATTCGGTGACGCCAAGAAGGTCATCGAAGACATGGTCAAAGCGGTCGAGTAA
- a CDS encoding NAD(P) transhydrogenase subunit alpha, with protein MEDMLISHGIYNLIIFVLAIYVGYHVVWNVTPALHTPLMAVTNAISAIVIVGAMLAAALTVTPAGKLMGTLAVALAAVNVFGGFLVTRRMLEMFKKKAKNEGQK; from the coding sequence ATGGAAGACATGCTGATTTCCCATGGCATCTACAACCTGATCATCTTCGTGCTGGCCATCTATGTGGGCTACCACGTGGTGTGGAATGTCACCCCGGCGCTGCACACGCCGCTGATGGCCGTGACCAATGCCATTTCTGCGATCGTTATCGTCGGCGCCATGCTGGCCGCCGCCCTTACCGTGACCCCTGCCGGCAAGCTGATGGGCACCCTCGCCGTTGCCCTGGCTGCGGTCAATGTGTTCGGTGGCTTCCTGGTCACCCGTCGCATGCTTGAGATGTTCAAGAAGAAAGCCAAGAACGAGGGGCAGAAGTAA